One Candidatus Omnitrophota bacterium DNA window includes the following coding sequences:
- the mfd gene encoding transcription-repair coupling factor, with amino-acid sequence MLFKSLKLYFNQEICLEYLAETLIGFGYKRQELVYAEGDFSFRGSIIDIFPVSFELPIRIELDNEKIISIKSFNPVTGEALWLHNIVIILPYKKSLKGRSNVFSEEFPLKNFVDLNVGDFVVHNQHGIGKFQGIQKIKVRGVFKDHLVIEYDCSEKLYVPTDSMHLVQKYIAFHAGRPKLYRLGSKEWEHVKARTRKGIQRLAWELLSLQAMRLAGRGFKFSTDTDWQADFEKTFPYEETPDQIKATREVKDDMESIKPMDRLLCGDVGYGKTEVAMRAAFKSVMDNKQVAYLVPTTILAEQHYKNFTGRLTNFPVNIEMLSRFRTVSQQKQIIKGLACGSVDIVIGTHRMLSDDVVFKDLGLVIVDEEQRFGVKAKEKLKKLKTTTDVLVLTATPIPRTLYMSLMGAKDFSVINTPPQNRLPIKTVVVEYDADLVNQAINRELARGGQVFFLHNRILGLEKIRNKIVKGLPQSVRIAIAHGQMQSAQLEQIMSDFICGKIDVLVSTMIIESGIDIPNANTIIVNNAHMFGLSDLHQLRGRVGRFNRTAYAYFMIPHNVALESIAKKRLQAIEEYTELGAGFNIAMQDLEIRGAGNLLGQEQHGYIAAVGFDLYCRLLKEAVVNFKKAGVFNETINN; translated from the coding sequence ATGTTATTTAAATCTCTCAAATTATACTTTAATCAGGAAATCTGCCTGGAATATTTAGCTGAAACCTTGATTGGTTTTGGTTATAAGCGGCAGGAATTAGTTTACGCAGAAGGCGATTTTAGCTTTCGAGGCTCCATTATTGATATATTCCCGGTTTCTTTTGAGTTACCCATTCGAATTGAGTTAGATAATGAAAAAATAATTTCCATTAAATCGTTTAATCCTGTTACTGGAGAAGCTCTTTGGCTGCATAATATTGTTATTATTTTGCCATACAAAAAATCCTTAAAAGGTAGGAGTAACGTATTCAGTGAGGAGTTTCCTTTAAAGAATTTTGTAGATTTAAATGTTGGTGATTTTGTAGTGCATAACCAGCATGGAATAGGAAAGTTTCAGGGCATACAAAAAATTAAGGTAAGAGGAGTTTTTAAGGACCATTTAGTAATTGAGTATGATTGTAGTGAAAAGCTTTATGTTCCTACTGATTCAATGCACCTGGTACAAAAGTATATTGCTTTTCACGCAGGTAGGCCTAAGCTTTATCGTTTGGGGAGCAAGGAATGGGAGCATGTAAAGGCGCGTACCCGCAAAGGCATCCAGAGATTAGCCTGGGAATTGCTGAGTTTGCAGGCTATGCGCCTTGCCGGGCGTGGGTTTAAATTTTCCACAGATACCGATTGGCAGGCTGATTTTGAAAAGACATTTCCATACGAAGAAACGCCTGACCAGATTAAGGCAACCAGGGAGGTTAAGGATGATATGGAGTCCATTAAGCCTATGGATCGGTTGCTTTGCGGGGATGTAGGCTATGGAAAGACCGAAGTAGCCATGCGGGCAGCATTTAAGTCGGTTATGGACAATAAGCAGGTGGCTTATCTTGTCCCAACAACTATTTTAGCCGAACAGCATTATAAGAATTTCACTGGCCGGCTAACTAATTTTCCGGTTAATATAGAGATGCTTTCTCGTTTTAGGACTGTTTCTCAACAGAAACAGATTATTAAGGGATTAGCTTGTGGGAGCGTTGATATTGTTATTGGTACGCATAGGATGCTTTCGGATGACGTAGTTTTTAAGGATTTAGGACTAGTTATCGTAGATGAAGAGCAGCGTTTTGGCGTTAAAGCCAAGGAAAAACTGAAAAAACTTAAAACCACGACTGATGTTTTGGTTTTAACGGCTACTCCAATTCCGCGCACATTATACATGAGCTTGATGGGGGCCAAAGATTTTTCTGTAATTAATACTCCTCCTCAAAATAGGTTGCCAATAAAAACTGTTGTGGTAGAATATGACGCTGATTTAGTAAACCAAGCTATTAATCGTGAGCTGGCAAGGGGAGGCCAGGTATTTTTCTTACATAATCGTATTCTCGGCCTGGAAAAAATCAGGAATAAGATTGTAAAGGGCCTGCCTCAAAGTGTGCGTATAGCCATTGCCCACGGACAAATGCAATCTGCGCAACTTGAGCAAATAATGTCTGATTTTATCTGCGGCAAGATCGACGTTTTAGTTTCTACGATGATTATTGAGTCTGGGATTGATATACCCAATGCCAATACCATTATTGTAAATAACGCACACATGTTTGGCTTATCCGATCTGCATCAATTACGTGGCAGGGTAGGTAGGTTTAATCGGACTGCTTATGCATATTTTATGATTCCTCATAATGTAGCTTTAGAGTCTATTGCCAAGAAACGGCTTCAGGCGATAGAGGAATATACTGAGCTGGGCGCGGGTTTTAATATTGCTATGCAGGACCTAGAGATTCGCGGCGCAGGCAACCTTTTAGGACAGGAGCAACATGGTTATATTGCTGCCGTGGGGTTTGATCTTTATTGCCGTTTACTTAAAGAAGCAGTGGTTAATTTTAAGAAAGCAGGTGTTTTTAATGAAACGATCAATAATTAG
- a CDS encoding SurA N-terminal domain-containing protein: protein MKRSIISFFIFAIFISFSVPSLWALDKVVAIVSNEIITQKDLDDFSNFMRMQYSRQFKGKVLEEKIGTMKQDLLQRLIEDKLILDQAKNEKIIIDPDKIKSKINEIKKRYPTESEFERDLAKQGLVQADLENKIREQMLMYSIVEQKVRSKVVVWPDEITSFFNQNKKDFLKPEERILLVIISLDEDTAKTLSYQLRLGTKIEELAGRYSFTTDKLSALKGQELRSEIEDTVFKLGVKEVSDPVRIDQKFYIFKLDDIVVGQQLSLGQAQDKIQSYLFEKKMQEEMVKWLDELKKQSYIKILEN from the coding sequence ATGAAACGATCAATAATTAGTTTTTTTATTTTTGCAATTTTTATTTCTTTTTCTGTTCCCAGCCTTTGGGCGCTAGATAAGGTAGTGGCAATAGTTAGTAACGAGATTATTACACAAAAAGATCTTGATGACTTCTCGAATTTTATGCGTATGCAATATTCACGGCAGTTTAAAGGCAAAGTTTTGGAGGAGAAGATTGGGACAATGAAACAGGATTTATTACAGCGTTTGATTGAAGATAAATTAATACTTGACCAGGCCAAAAATGAAAAAATAATTATTGATCCGGATAAGATTAAATCAAAAATTAATGAAATAAAAAAGCGTTATCCTACGGAATCGGAATTTGAGCGGGATTTAGCAAAGCAAGGTTTGGTGCAGGCAGATTTAGAGAATAAAATTCGTGAACAGATGCTTATGTATAGTATTGTTGAGCAGAAGGTCCGTAGTAAAGTGGTGGTTTGGCCAGATGAAATTACCAGCTTTTTTAATCAAAATAAGAAGGACTTTTTAAAACCGGAAGAGAGAATTCTGTTGGTTATTATTTCACTCGACGAAGATACAGCTAAAACTTTAAGTTATCAACTGCGCCTGGGAACTAAAATAGAGGAGCTTGCCGGAAGATATTCATTTACTACTGATAAACTTTCTGCTTTAAAAGGCCAGGAATTGCGAAGTGAAATCGAAGATACAGTATTTAAGTTAGGTGTAAAAGAGGTTTCCGATCCGGTCCGCATAGATCAGAAGTTTTATATCTTTAAGTTAGATGATATTGTCGTAGGCCAGCAATTGAGCTTGGGTCAGGCGCAGGATAAAATACAGTCTTATTTGTTTGAGAAGAAGATGCAGGAAGAGATGGTTAAATGGCTAGATGAGCTTAAAAAACAATCATATATCAAAATCCTCGAAAATTAG
- the pdxA gene encoding 4-hydroxythreonine-4-phosphate dehydrogenase PdxA, which produces MSLKNNHISKSSKIRVALTIGDPSGIGPAITLKALKILKAKADFTVIGDRFVLTKAAKILNLASLSYKLIDSNNVKEKGFVFGSLNAQNGLASLEYLDTALELLKQNKIDCLVTCPISKEAVNLVNGGFSGHTEYLGKKTQSRNLVMMLLNDKLKFSLVTRHVALNRVCTQLSRESLVNNILGTISGLRHLFLIKKPKLIVCGVNPHASDNGLIGKEENNIIIPVVRDLRKKIRNITIEGPIGADIAISEAVKRKFDCIIAAYHDQALIPLKLTDFNSGVNLTLGLPFVRTSPLHGTAFDIAQKPQNSNPSSLVCAIELAIKCTLNRRKA; this is translated from the coding sequence ATGAGCTTAAAAAACAATCATATATCAAAATCCTCGAAAATTAGAGTTGCTCTTACCATAGGCGACCCTTCAGGTATCGGCCCGGCTATCACCTTAAAGGCGCTTAAAATATTAAAAGCTAAGGCAGATTTTACGGTTATTGGAGACAGATTTGTATTAACTAAAGCAGCTAAAATTTTAAATCTTGCTTCCTTGTCTTATAAATTGATTGATTCAAACAATGTTAAGGAAAAAGGATTTGTATTCGGCAGCTTGAATGCGCAAAATGGTTTGGCTTCTTTGGAATATCTGGATACAGCCCTAGAACTGTTAAAGCAAAATAAAATCGATTGCCTGGTAACTTGTCCAATTTCAAAAGAAGCAGTTAATTTGGTAAATGGAGGATTCTCTGGCCACACAGAATATCTGGGTAAGAAGACTCAGAGCAGGAATTTAGTAATGATGTTACTTAATGATAAATTAAAATTTAGCTTGGTTACCCGGCATGTTGCTTTAAATAGAGTTTGTACGCAGTTGAGCAGAGAGAGTTTAGTCAATAATATCCTGGGTACTATTAGTGGGCTAAGGCATTTATTTTTGATAAAAAAACCAAAGTTGATTGTCTGTGGGGTTAATCCGCATGCCTCGGATAATGGTCTAATCGGTAAAGAGGAGAACAATATAATTATTCCTGTGGTTAGGGATTTAAGAAAAAAAATCAGGAATATAACTATAGAGGGCCCAATTGGCGCTGATATAGCAATATCTGAGGCGGTCAAAAGAAAATTTGATTGTATAATTGCAGCCTATCATGATCAGGCGCTTATCCCTTTAAAATTAACGGATTTTAACAGTGGAGTAAATCTTACTTTAGGGTTGCCTTTTGTGCGCACTTCTCCATTGCATGGCACCGCTTTTGATATTGCCCAAAAACCTCAAAATAGCAATCCCAGTTCGTTAGTTTGCGCTATAGAGCTTGCGATTAAATGCACATTAAACCGAAGAAAAGCTTAG
- the rsmA gene encoding 16S rRNA (adenine(1518)-N(6)/adenine(1519)-N(6))-dimethyltransferase RsmA — MHIKPKKSLGQNFLIDKNIQKKIINACGLANEDIVLEIGAGFGDLSRIIAPYVKKIYALEIDQRLYPYLEQNLSVYNNCQLIKNDILKFNINKFFQDNGIRQKIKIIGNIPYYISSPIIEHLIKYRDNISVVFMTVQKEFGRRVVAGPGSKEYSSFSCFVQYYVSGKILFEIKKGCFKPSPKVDSCFLSLEFRDKPLVQIDNEEMFFKLIRTAFGQRRKTLRNSLGGSVLQEVLEEFLEESGIDKNVRPEDLSLEQFAGLAKKSQKIS; from the coding sequence ATGCACATTAAACCGAAGAAAAGCTTAGGCCAGAATTTCCTTATAGATAAAAATATACAGAAAAAAATAATTAACGCCTGTGGCTTGGCTAATGAAGATATTGTTTTGGAGATAGGCGCAGGTTTTGGCGATCTTAGCAGGATTATTGCTCCTTACGTAAAGAAGATTTATGCTCTTGAAATTGATCAACGCCTTTATCCATACCTTGAGCAGAATTTAAGCGTTTACAATAATTGCCAACTTATTAAGAATGATATATTAAAATTCAATATAAATAAATTCTTTCAAGATAATGGAATAAGACAAAAGATAAAAATTATCGGCAATATTCCATATTATATATCTAGTCCGATTATTGAGCATCTTATCAAGTACAGGGATAATATCAGTGTAGTTTTTATGACTGTACAGAAAGAGTTTGGACGAAGAGTTGTTGCTGGGCCTGGCTCAAAGGAGTACAGTTCTTTTAGTTGTTTTGTGCAATATTATGTTTCCGGAAAAATTCTTTTTGAGATCAAGAAGGGTTGTTTCAAACCAAGCCCGAAGGTCGATTCCTGTTTTTTATCCCTGGAGTTTAGAGATAAGCCTTTAGTCCAGATAGATAATGAAGAAATGTTTTTTAAATTAATCAGGACAGCTTTTGGCCAGAGAAGAAAGACCTTAAGGAATAGTTTGGGTGGTTCTGTTTTACAAGAAGTGTTGGAGGAGTTTTTGGAAGAATCCGGTATTGATAAAAATGTGCGGCCGGAAGATCTTTCTTTGGAGCAGTTTGCCGGCTTAGCGAAAAAAAGTCAAAAAATATCTTGA